In one Gossypium hirsutum isolate 1008001.06 chromosome D09, Gossypium_hirsutum_v2.1, whole genome shotgun sequence genomic region, the following are encoded:
- the LOC107926555 gene encoding acyl carrier protein 1, chloroplastic — MASSTGFSLNFSPLSTSLKHNQVPLHGISNVNLLSLPSLRIRPGPMRLRVSCAAKPETVDKVCSIVRKQLALPEDSSVTGESKFAALGADSLDTVEIVMGLEEEFGISVEEESAQSIVTVQDAADLIEKLVEKKDA; from the exons ATGGCTTCTTCAACTGGATTTTCACTCAATTTCTCCCCtctttcaacttctttgaagcacAACCAG GTACCTCTTCATGGGATCTCTAATGTCAACTTACTTAGTCTCCCATCTCTTAGAATCCGACCGGGACCTATGCGCCTCCGGGTTTCTTGTGCG GCCAAACCTGAGACGGTGGACAAAGTTTGTAGCATAGTGAGGAAGCAACTAGCACTACCAGAAGATTCTTCTGTTACCGGAGAATCTAAGTTTGCTGCACTCGGAGCCGATTCTCTTGACACG GTCGAGATTGTGATGGGACTCGAGGAGGAGTTCGGAATCAGTGTGGAAGAAGAAAGTGCCCAAAGCATTGTCACTGTTCAAGATGCAGCGGATCTGATCGAGAAGCTCGTGGAGAAGAAAGATGCTTAA